Proteins co-encoded in one Flavobacterium sp. M31R6 genomic window:
- a CDS encoding glycosyltransferase family 2 protein, producing the protein MNFELTIIIPVYNEEDNLDRVHQEMKQFLSISKKKTKILFVNDGSKDNSQALIEKICKDNEEFTFISFEKNAGLSAAIKAGFDYTDTPWVGYIDADLQTAPEDFNILMEYTGEYDLVTGVRSNRKDSFTKNMSSTIANGIRRAFTDDGMDDTGCPLKIIRTDMAKRIPMFNGLHRFLPAMILLQNGKIKQTPVRHFPRVAGVSKFNLWNRLLGPLQDCFAYLWMKKKYINYSVAKQG; encoded by the coding sequence ATGAATTTTGAATTAACAATCATTATACCTGTTTATAACGAAGAGGATAACCTAGATCGTGTGCATCAAGAAATGAAACAGTTTCTGTCCATTTCGAAGAAAAAGACAAAAATCCTATTTGTCAATGATGGCTCCAAAGACAACAGTCAAGCATTAATTGAAAAAATCTGCAAAGACAACGAAGAATTCACTTTTATTTCTTTCGAAAAAAACGCTGGTTTAAGTGCCGCCATCAAAGCCGGTTTTGATTATACAGACACTCCTTGGGTTGGTTATATTGATGCCGACTTACAAACAGCCCCAGAAGATTTTAACATTCTAATGGAATATACTGGAGAATATGACCTTGTAACTGGGGTACGCTCCAACAGAAAAGATTCCTTTACCAAAAATATGTCATCCACCATAGCCAACGGCATCCGAAGAGCTTTTACGGATGACGGCATGGACGACACAGGTTGTCCCTTAAAAATAATCCGCACGGATATGGCCAAAAGAATCCCAATGTTCAATGGATTACACCGTTTTTTACCAGCCATGATTTTGTTGCAAAATGGTAAAATCAAGCAAACTCCAGTTAGACATTTCCCTAGAGTGGCAGGGGTTTCAAAATTCAATCTTTGGAATCGACTATTGGGACCATTGCAAGATTGTTTTGCTTATTTGTGGATGAAGAAAAAATACATCAATTATAGTGTAGCAAAACAAGGATAA
- a CDS encoding lipid-A-disaccharide synthase N-terminal domain-containing protein, with amino-acid sequence MNNIIIYSIGFIAQILFSSRMILQWIISEKNKKVLTPVLFWEISLFASFLLFVYGYFRHDFSIMLGQTITYYIYIRNIQLQNDWKKIHVALRWFILLFPAFIVWYSYNNNVYDLDNLLRNEAIPKWLLWTGIIGQVLFTLRFVYQWLYSEKKKDSVLPLGFWIISLTGSLIIFIYAIIRKDPVLLAGHAIGLVIYTRNIIIIKKDVKINS; translated from the coding sequence ATGAACAACATCATCATTTATTCCATAGGATTCATTGCTCAAATTTTATTTTCGAGCAGAATGATATTGCAATGGATTATTTCCGAAAAAAACAAAAAGGTATTGACTCCTGTTTTGTTTTGGGAAATCAGTTTATTTGCTTCTTTTTTATTGTTTGTTTACGGTTATTTTAGACATGATTTCTCAATTATGTTAGGACAGACAATCACTTATTACATTTACATCAGAAACATTCAACTGCAAAATGACTGGAAGAAAATACATGTGGCACTCCGGTGGTTCATTCTTTTATTCCCCGCTTTTATAGTTTGGTATTCCTATAACAATAATGTCTATGATTTAGACAATTTATTAAGAAATGAAGCAATTCCTAAATGGTTGCTTTGGACAGGGATCATAGGCCAAGTACTGTTTACATTGCGTTTTGTCTATCAATGGCTTTATTCTGAAAAGAAAAAAGATTCCGTATTGCCATTAGGCTTTTGGATCATTAGTTTGACTGGATCCCTTATCATATTCATTTATGCCATAATCAGAAAAGATCCAGTATTATTAGCAGGTCACGCCATAGGATTAGTCATTTATACTAGAAATATAATAATCATAAAGAAGGATGTCAAAATTAATTCATAA
- a CDS encoding MATE family efflux transporter, translated as MNVEQYTKEFSYNIKLAYPVILGMLGHTLIGIVDNYMVGNLGSTELAAVSLGNSFIFLALSIGIGFSTAITPLTAEADAEKNDKKIRTTFHHGLLLCTILGVSLFILTVLSKHLMYFMNQPPAVVALAAPYIDWVAFSLIPVVMYQGYKQFADGLSLTKYSMYSIILANVVHVFFNYVLIYGFWIFPKLGVVGAALGTVISRIMMVVFMHYLMKHNAIMKQYFKNFTFKEIKKSIIKKIIGLGFPSAMQMLFEVTLFTAAIWLSGTLGKNSQAANQIALILASSTFMVAMGLSVTAMIRVSHSKGLADYKGLIIVARSIFLLAVMIEAFFACIFVVFHNFLPHLFLNMNDPAQVLDNKEIIFITSKLLLIAAIFQISDGIQVVVLGALRGLQDVKVPMYITFVAYWIVGFPISFYLGKYTDLKAVGVWIGLLAGLTAAALFLYIRFARLTKKLVLENSGK; from the coding sequence ATGAACGTTGAACAATACACTAAAGAATTCTCATATAATATAAAATTGGCTTATCCCGTGATTCTAGGAATGCTTGGGCATACTTTGATCGGAATTGTGGATAATTATATGGTTGGAAATTTAGGGTCAACTGAGTTGGCCGCAGTTTCTTTGGGGAATAGTTTTATCTTTTTGGCTTTGTCTATAGGGATAGGTTTCTCTACAGCTATAACACCATTAACTGCTGAAGCCGATGCTGAGAAAAACGATAAGAAAATCAGAACTACATTTCACCATGGTTTGTTGTTGTGCACGATTCTTGGTGTGTCGTTGTTTATATTGACTGTGTTGTCGAAGCACTTGATGTATTTTATGAATCAGCCTCCAGCTGTGGTTGCACTAGCGGCACCTTATATTGATTGGGTTGCTTTTTCTCTAATTCCGGTTGTGATGTATCAAGGATATAAGCAATTTGCCGATGGATTGTCTTTGACTAAATATTCGATGTATTCTATTATTTTGGCCAATGTGGTGCACGTGTTTTTTAACTACGTATTGATTTATGGTTTTTGGATTTTTCCAAAATTGGGAGTTGTAGGGGCTGCTTTAGGAACTGTGATTTCCAGAATTATGATGGTGGTTTTTATGCATTATCTAATGAAACACAATGCCATTATGAAACAGTATTTTAAAAATTTCACTTTTAAAGAAATAAAAAAATCAATTATTAAAAAAATTATTGGACTAGGTTTTCCTTCGGCTATGCAAATGTTATTTGAGGTGACTTTGTTTACGGCGGCAATTTGGCTTTCGGGCACATTGGGAAAAAATAGTCAGGCAGCAAATCAAATTGCTTTGATACTTGCTTCGTCAACATTTATGGTGGCAATGGGTTTGAGTGTTACGGCCATGATTCGGGTGAGTCATTCCAAAGGGTTGGCGGACTATAAAGGCCTGATTATCGTTGCGCGATCTATCTTTTTATTGGCGGTAATGATTGAAGCTTTTTTTGCTTGTATTTTTGTTGTTTTTCATAATTTCTTGCCGCATTTGTTTTTGAATATGAATGATCCTGCTCAGGTTTTGGATAATAAGGAAATCATTTTCATCACTTCGAAATTATTATTGATAGCTGCTATTTTTCAAATTTCTGATGGAATTCAAGTAGTTGTTTTGGGTGCTTTGAGAGGTTTGCAAGATGTGAAAGTTCCAATGTACATTACTTTTGTGGCCTATTGGATTGTAGGTTTCCCAATTTCTTTTTATTTGGGAAAATATACCGACTTAAAAGCGGTTGGTGTTTGGATTGGCCTTTTGGCAGGTTTGACTGCGGCGGCTCTGTTTTTGTATATTCGTTTTGCTCGTTTGACAAAAAAGCTGGTTCTTGAAAATTCAGGAAAATAA
- a CDS encoding prohibitin family protein: MILFIILGIILLIVGFALSHNVNPFSKFTGLLRIIGFILIVLGIFSSMFKQIDAGQVGVKSLYGSVDSDVLESGLHVINPLLDITTFDIQTQNYTMSAVHGEGAQAGDDAIRVLSNDGLEVVIDLTVLYRVVPTDAPKIFKTIGVDYTDKIVRPITRTRIRDNAVFYDAVALYSTKRNEFQARIFKTIESDFKSRGLVLEQLLIRNIDLPISVKKSIESKINAEQDAQKMTFVLQKEKQEAERKRVEAQGIADYQRIISLGLTDKQLQYEQIKAQKELAASPNSKIIFMNGKGSAPVILSDK; encoded by the coding sequence ATGATACTATTTATTATTCTTGGAATAATTTTACTGATTGTTGGATTTGCATTAAGCCACAATGTTAATCCGTTTTCTAAATTTACTGGTCTATTAAGGATTATTGGATTTATCCTAATCGTTTTAGGAATTTTTTCTTCAATGTTTAAGCAAATTGACGCTGGGCAAGTAGGAGTGAAGTCTCTTTATGGAAGTGTGGATTCTGATGTATTGGAAAGCGGTTTACATGTTATCAATCCGCTTTTGGATATTACCACATTTGATATTCAAACACAAAATTACACGATGTCTGCTGTTCACGGCGAAGGTGCACAAGCAGGAGATGATGCCATTCGTGTTTTGTCTAACGACGGACTTGAAGTAGTTATTGATTTGACTGTTCTGTATCGTGTGGTTCCTACCGATGCACCAAAGATTTTTAAGACTATTGGTGTGGATTATACCGATAAAATAGTAAGACCAATCACTAGAACCAGAATACGTGACAACGCTGTTTTTTATGATGCTGTGGCATTGTATTCGACCAAAAGAAATGAGTTTCAGGCGCGAATTTTTAAGACTATTGAATCTGATTTTAAAAGCAGAGGTTTAGTTTTGGAACAATTGTTAATTCGAAATATTGATCTTCCAATTTCGGTTAAAAAATCGATAGAAAGTAAAATTAATGCCGAACAAGATGCTCAAAAAATGACTTTTGTACTTCAAAAAGAAAAACAAGAAGCCGAGCGAAAAAGAGTGGAAGCACAAGGTATCGCTGATTATCAAAGAATTATTTCTCTGGGATTAACCGATAAACAATTGCAATACGAACAAATTAAAGCACAAAAAGAGCTGGCAGCTTCACCAAATTCTAAAATTATTTTTATGAATGGAAAGGGAAGTGCACCGGTTATTTTGTCTGATAAATAA
- a CDS encoding glycosyltransferase family 39 protein — protein MNNKFLILISREPVNLILIAIFLVTLFQLGAWGLTETSEARYAEIAKEMFESGDYIHPRKMGISHYHKPPLTYYITALGYAIFGINEFGARFFLSIALLVQLILIYKTSQLLFNDKKTSLLSVVLYFSTPLFLASIRNLTTDAYLNTFVMMSVYFWLRYLDEKKFFFLFYLSLSLGFFTKGPLVLIPVFVFQLTWLYYNKKRIKFSVYDFWGIVVFFISCGWWYLAVIKENPMVLDYFTSNQLYQRIASNDAFNRGKPFWYYIVFLPLSLFPWVIYIFLSVKKAGTTVVKGKILLTSFFIIILIFSLFKTKLIFYVLPSLPFLIMFASTHLVRLDEIHWKKFTIYLYGYFTLLFSAIFVAILIHKVELELPYVLILLSGMLVSIFGIKNDNWFNKNLYTLLINTISLLIFSTCLMRSNELLINSVKPIATFVTALKTKKVYVYNYLLPSMSFYTDKNIITLNDGNYTCKREIQFEQNLNYRKTYYNLEENKEIKRFKTDFKTQNTVFLVRKKETLPKYIKTAITPFRNKKYFNKWILYYN, from the coding sequence ATGAATAATAAATTTTTAATCTTAATTTCAAGAGAGCCCGTCAATTTAATCCTGATAGCTATTTTTCTCGTTACTCTATTTCAGCTCGGAGCATGGGGGCTTACTGAAACAAGTGAAGCCCGTTATGCAGAAATCGCCAAAGAAATGTTTGAATCTGGCGACTATATTCATCCCAGAAAAATGGGAATTTCACATTATCACAAACCGCCACTTACATATTACATAACCGCCTTAGGCTACGCCATCTTTGGAATTAATGAATTTGGTGCGCGCTTCTTTTTATCAATTGCGCTTTTGGTCCAATTGATTCTGATTTACAAAACCTCTCAACTTTTGTTTAATGACAAAAAAACATCCTTACTATCTGTCGTTTTATATTTTTCAACTCCTTTGTTTTTAGCATCTATCCGTAATTTAACCACCGATGCCTACCTGAACACCTTTGTCATGATGTCGGTCTATTTTTGGCTTCGCTATTTAGATGAAAAAAAATTCTTTTTCCTATTTTATTTATCACTTTCACTGGGTTTCTTCACAAAAGGTCCATTGGTGCTTATTCCAGTTTTTGTCTTTCAATTAACTTGGCTTTATTACAACAAAAAAAGAATCAAATTTTCAGTATATGATTTTTGGGGAATCGTAGTGTTTTTTATTTCCTGCGGTTGGTGGTATTTGGCCGTTATAAAAGAAAACCCAATGGTTTTGGATTACTTTACCAGCAATCAACTTTACCAAAGAATTGCTTCAAACGATGCTTTCAATAGAGGAAAGCCCTTTTGGTATTATATCGTTTTTCTTCCTTTGTCTCTGTTCCCTTGGGTTATATATATTTTTCTGTCTGTAAAAAAAGCAGGCACCACAGTTGTAAAAGGAAAAATTTTATTGACTTCCTTTTTCATAATTATTTTAATTTTTTCACTATTCAAAACCAAACTGATTTTCTATGTTTTACCCTCTCTGCCTTTTCTGATAATGTTTGCTTCAACTCATTTGGTTCGATTAGATGAAATCCATTGGAAAAAATTCACGATTTATCTATACGGCTATTTTACTCTATTGTTTAGTGCCATTTTTGTAGCTATCCTAATTCACAAAGTCGAACTTGAACTTCCTTATGTTTTGATCTTGCTATCCGGAATGTTAGTTAGCATTTTTGGTATAAAGAATGATAACTGGTTCAACAAAAACCTATATACACTTCTAATAAACACGATCTCTTTACTGATTTTCTCAACTTGTTTAATGAGGTCAAACGAATTGCTCATCAACTCCGTAAAACCTATCGCTACTTTTGTGACGGCATTGAAAACAAAAAAAGTGTATGTATATAATTATCTGCTTCCGTCCATGTCTTTTTATACCGATAAAAACATAATAACACTTAATGATGGAAATTACACTTGCAAAAGAGAAATCCAATTCGAACAAAATTTAAACTATAGAAAAACCTATTACAACTTGGAGGAAAACAAAGAAATCAAGCGATTCAAAACCGATTTCAAAACACAAAACACAGTTTTCTTGGTGAGAAAAAAAGAAACATTACCCAAATACATCAAAACAGCAATTACTCCTTTTAGAAACAAAAAATATTTTAACAAATGGATACTTTATTACAATTAA
- a CDS encoding glycosyltransferase family 39 protein, producing MSKLIHNYTFWLFVVACLMLFPHLDVIEVNIMEARNFITAREMATHNHWILTTLNDLPRYEKPPLPTWLTAVSGIIFGFDSIYGMRIPVALITLLLVFGVYKFSEKLGLSKQQSFHNGLILITSFYIYFAGRDNQWDMYTHSFMVVCILFIWDLLNGSKKPLFNAVMAGLFFGFSFLSKGPISVYALLLPFLIAYGFTYKFHLKDKKMYLILILLLGIIIGLSWPLYVKWADPATYLKVTKIESSRWGNYNTRPFYYYWSFFTQSGIWTVPAFIALIYPYLKSRVSNLKAYQFTLIWTLASVVLLSIVPEKKSRYLLPVLIPMALNTGFYIEYLINNFKNISLKKEKGIVYFAFGLIGIICIAIPVGIFIKVKNDLAGFEIWLIGLSLSLLAIGYVLVTNLRNKNFAKVFYAVIAVQIAVIVFGIPFTELILKNPDYASAKAIREKEKNLGVRTYELNSFTPEIIWDYGFSIPILLNDETNKLNLPKESKFGLLALQADSIASKKEFQNYNLKRVSYIDLNHVPKDSKKHNDRLVRIYYIVTKK from the coding sequence ATGTCAAAATTAATTCATAATTACACTTTTTGGCTTTTTGTAGTAGCCTGCTTGATGCTTTTCCCGCATTTAGATGTTATCGAAGTGAACATCATGGAAGCTCGAAACTTTATTACTGCAAGAGAAATGGCAACCCATAATCATTGGATACTGACAACCCTCAATGATTTACCACGTTATGAAAAACCACCATTACCAACCTGGCTAACGGCTGTTTCCGGAATTATTTTTGGATTTGACAGTATTTATGGAATGCGAATCCCTGTTGCGTTAATTACATTATTACTTGTATTTGGAGTTTATAAATTTTCTGAAAAATTAGGTTTATCCAAACAGCAAAGTTTCCACAACGGACTTATTTTGATTACTTCTTTTTACATTTATTTCGCCGGAAGAGACAATCAATGGGACATGTACACCCACAGTTTCATGGTGGTTTGCATATTGTTCATTTGGGATTTATTGAATGGTTCAAAGAAACCTCTTTTTAATGCTGTCATGGCAGGATTATTTTTTGGATTTTCTTTTTTAAGCAAAGGACCAATTTCAGTTTATGCCTTATTATTGCCTTTTTTAATTGCTTATGGTTTTACTTACAAGTTTCACTTGAAAGACAAAAAAATGTACCTTATACTTATTCTTCTATTGGGTATAATCATCGGTTTATCATGGCCATTGTATGTCAAATGGGCAGATCCTGCAACCTATTTAAAAGTGACCAAAATAGAAAGCAGCCGATGGGGAAATTACAACACCAGACCTTTTTATTATTATTGGAGCTTTTTTACCCAAAGCGGTATTTGGACAGTCCCTGCATTTATTGCTTTAATTTATCCGTATTTAAAAAGCAGAGTCAGCAATTTAAAAGCTTATCAATTTACATTAATCTGGACGTTGGCTTCTGTGGTTTTACTTTCGATAGTACCCGAAAAAAAATCAAGATATTTATTGCCTGTTTTAATTCCGATGGCTTTGAACACAGGATTTTATATTGAATACTTGATTAACAATTTCAAAAATATCAGTCTAAAAAAGGAAAAAGGAATTGTTTATTTTGCTTTTGGGCTTATCGGAATCATTTGTATTGCTATTCCAGTTGGAATTTTCATCAAAGTAAAAAATGATTTAGCAGGATTCGAAATTTGGCTAATTGGCCTGAGCTTATCTTTATTAGCAATAGGTTATGTATTAGTTACAAACCTTAGAAACAAAAACTTTGCAAAAGTATTCTACGCAGTAATTGCCGTTCAGATAGCCGTTATTGTTTTTGGAATACCATTCACGGAACTAATTTTAAAAAATCCGGATTACGCCAGTGCAAAAGCAATCAGAGAGAAAGAAAAGAATTTGGGTGTTAGAACCTATGAATTAAATTCTTTTACACCCGAAATTATTTGGGATTATGGCTTCAGCATACCTATATTACTAAATGATGAAACCAATAAACTAAACTTACCCAAAGAGAGTAAATTTGGTTTATTGGCTTTGCAAGCGGACAGTATTGCCTCCAAAAAAGAATTTCAGAATTACAATCTAAAAAGAGTTTCGTATATCGATTTGAATCATGTTCCGAAAGACTCCAAAAAGCACAATGACAGATTGGTTAGAATATACTATATCGTTACGAAGAAATAA
- a CDS encoding cytochrome-c peroxidase yields MKNIVFLFISFLLFSCSESKPKAEQINDLYKSDLVFLQKNVVQLQHLVENGATQKQLQNQFLKAHQSYKRVESISEYFFPSVSKAINGPALDEYEDDEGITVPPAGLQVIEEFFFPVYDKNAKNEILKEIGILTANVYRLEMISKTNELTDASVFDAMRLEVFRIITLGITGFDSPIALNSLPEAITSLECIEKQLAIYDENGQNSTTLKILKEGKDYLNKNLKFNEFDRAYFIKNYLNPLSKAIYELQSDLKIPFFKESRGLKVGAQTLFDKNAFDAEAFSGFPDYKTTKEKIELGKLLFNDPVLSGNNTRSCASCHYADKAFTDGMEKAVTLDGKQMVKRNTPTLSNIAFQRSFFYDSRVNYLEDQAIAVITNENEMHGSLEKSALDLKKSEKYAANFEKAFPNKEITAFAIKNALASYIRSLSNYDSRFDGYMRGEEKFNLDEIAGFNLFAGKAKCATCHFIPLTNGTVPPNFDRSESEVLGVPGKDKKIDEDLGKFDLTKAEVNRYSFKTPTIRNIALTAPYMHNGVFKTLEEVIDFYDGGGGNGLGFNLSNQTLPIDKLNLTPLEKKQLIAFMKTLTDKKLEYK; encoded by the coding sequence ATGAAAAATATTGTTTTCCTTTTTATCTCTTTTTTACTGTTTTCTTGTTCCGAATCTAAGCCCAAAGCCGAGCAAATTAATGATTTGTACAAATCGGATTTGGTTTTTTTGCAAAAAAATGTTGTTCAACTACAACATTTAGTCGAAAATGGAGCAACTCAAAAGCAATTGCAAAACCAATTTTTAAAAGCACATCAGAGTTATAAAAGAGTTGAATCTATTAGTGAATATTTTTTTCCGTCAGTTTCCAAAGCGATAAACGGTCCAGCTCTTGATGAATATGAAGATGACGAAGGGATTACAGTTCCTCCAGCAGGACTTCAGGTTATTGAGGAATTTTTTTTTCCGGTATATGATAAGAATGCCAAAAATGAAATTCTAAAAGAAATAGGTATTCTCACCGCTAATGTGTACCGTTTGGAAATGATTTCGAAAACCAATGAGTTAACAGATGCTTCTGTTTTTGATGCGATGCGTTTGGAGGTTTTTAGAATAATTACATTGGGGATAACGGGATTTGATTCTCCGATTGCCCTGAATTCTTTACCAGAAGCGATAACTTCATTGGAATGTATCGAAAAACAGTTAGCTATTTATGATGAGAATGGACAAAATTCGACGACTTTAAAAATATTAAAAGAAGGAAAAGATTATTTGAATAAAAATTTGAAGTTTAATGAATTTGACCGCGCCTATTTTATTAAAAATTATTTGAATCCTTTGAGTAAAGCAATTTATGAATTGCAATCGGATTTGAAAATTCCTTTTTTTAAGGAAAGTCGAGGATTGAAAGTTGGAGCTCAGACATTATTCGATAAAAATGCTTTTGATGCAGAAGCTTTTTCAGGATTTCCGGATTATAAAACGACAAAGGAGAAAATAGAATTGGGTAAATTGTTGTTTAATGATCCTGTTTTATCAGGCAACAATACTCGTTCTTGTGCTTCTTGTCATTATGCTGACAAAGCTTTTACCGATGGTATGGAAAAAGCAGTTACATTGGATGGAAAACAAATGGTAAAAAGGAATACGCCAACGCTCTCCAATATTGCTTTTCAGCGTAGCTTTTTTTATGATTCGAGAGTGAATTATCTAGAAGATCAGGCAATTGCCGTGATTACAAATGAGAACGAAATGCACGGGTCTTTGGAGAAATCAGCTTTGGATTTAAAAAAGAGTGAAAAATATGCTGCCAATTTTGAGAAAGCATTTCCAAACAAAGAAATTACTGCTTTTGCAATCAAAAATGCATTGGCATCATACATTCGGTCTTTAAGTAATTATGATTCAAGATTTGATGGTTATATGAGAGGGGAAGAAAAATTTAATCTTGATGAAATAGCTGGTTTTAATCTTTTTGCAGGTAAAGCCAAATGTGCAACCTGCCATTTTATCCCTTTGACAAATGGGACTGTTCCCCCTAATTTTGATAGGTCTGAGAGTGAAGTTCTAGGTGTTCCTGGAAAAGACAAAAAGATAGATGAAGATTTGGGTAAATTTGATTTGACAAAAGCAGAAGTGAATCGCTATTCGTTTAAAACACCAACGATTCGAAATATTGCATTAACTGCTCCTTATATGCACAATGGTGTTTTCAAAACGTTGGAAGAAGTAATTGATTTCTATGATGGAGGCGGTGGAAATGGTTTGGGTTTTAATTTATCCAATCAAACGTTGCCAATCGATAAATTAAATTTAACGCCATTAGAAAAGAAACAGCTAATTGCTTTTATGAAGACCCTGACGGATAAGAAGCTAGAATATAAATAA
- a CDS encoding LTA synthase family protein, whose translation MRKFNFLKPILNFILFGLLIMTLSRLFLFFLFEDRVVETHNYWYIFPIGLRMDLILLCYISFLPALLITFLPNKWIRFTNKFLVCYSFLFLFLILFIELATPDFVKQYDTRPNKIFLDYLIYPREVVGMLLKSYLISIIVTFSILGIALYFAIKKGKEFFYTKDSDYKSKLTIFPLVAFLLFFGARSSLASKRPINGSNAVFSTDQLTNSLGINSFYTVAFAAYSLKNEANTEMYGKMEKAEAIARVKKYMTVGENEFSTPEIPFLHVQNPKVLLKRPYNLVVFLQESLGAEYVGSLGGKPLTPEFDRLSKEGLLFTNLYCTGTRSVRGIEAVITGFLPSPSESVVKLGGSQQGFFTLADAFKRKGYETSFIYGGMSNFDNMASFFNGNSFQDIVDQDDFDSDGNKYAFKGTWGYSDEDLAVKANNYFKSKGDKPFFSLMFSTSNHEPFEYPAGRIKPYDKKAATVNNAMKYADFSIGKFFEMAKKEAYFKNTIFIVIADHNTRTYGKNLVPINKFHIPALILGPGVPKGKVYSQLASQIDIPPTLLSYVGGQFETPMVGRNLNGNQPVKKGRSLMQFNDINAFRVENNVVIMQPNLKPLQFKIKNDTTFIPVKLNEEFAKDALAHVIVAGDLYKEKEYKSRDVKK comes from the coding sequence ATGAGAAAATTCAATTTTCTAAAACCTATTTTGAATTTCATTTTATTTGGGTTACTCATAATGACGTTAAGTCGCTTGTTCTTGTTTTTTCTTTTTGAGGACAGAGTTGTAGAAACTCATAATTATTGGTATATTTTCCCTATTGGTTTACGAATGGATTTGATACTGTTGTGTTATATTTCGTTTCTTCCAGCGCTTTTAATTACTTTTTTGCCAAATAAATGGATCAGATTCACCAATAAATTTTTGGTTTGTTATAGTTTTTTATTTCTTTTTCTAATTCTTTTTATCGAATTGGCAACTCCAGATTTTGTTAAACAATATGATACAAGACCAAACAAAATATTTTTGGATTATCTGATTTATCCACGAGAAGTTGTTGGAATGCTTTTGAAAAGTTATTTGATTTCGATAATTGTTACTTTTTCAATTTTAGGAATTGCGTTGTATTTTGCTATCAAAAAAGGTAAAGAGTTTTTTTACACCAAGGATTCAGATTATAAAAGCAAATTGACAATATTTCCTTTGGTTGCTTTTTTATTGTTTTTTGGTGCACGTTCAAGCCTTGCTTCCAAGCGACCGATTAATGGAAGTAATGCTGTTTTTTCGACGGATCAGTTGACAAATTCTTTAGGCATAAATTCATTTTATACCGTTGCATTTGCTGCTTATTCTCTCAAAAACGAAGCAAATACGGAGATGTATGGCAAAATGGAGAAAGCAGAAGCTATTGCTCGTGTAAAAAAATATATGACGGTTGGCGAGAATGAATTTAGTACTCCCGAAATTCCTTTTCTTCACGTTCAGAACCCGAAAGTACTTTTGAAGAGGCCTTATAATTTAGTGGTTTTTTTACAAGAGAGTCTGGGTGCAGAATATGTGGGAAGTTTAGGGGGAAAACCTTTAACTCCAGAATTTGACCGTCTTTCAAAAGAAGGACTTCTTTTTACAAATTTATATTGTACAGGAACCCGCAGTGTTCGTGGAATTGAAGCAGTAATTACAGGATTTCTTCCATCACCATCAGAGAGCGTTGTGAAATTAGGAGGGTCTCAGCAAGGATTTTTTACTTTGGCAGATGCTTTTAAAAGAAAAGGTTACGAGACTAGTTTTATTTACGGAGGAATGTCAAATTTTGACAATATGGCTTCGTTTTTTAACGGTAATAGTTTTCAGGATATTGTAGATCAGGATGATTTTGATTCTGATGGGAATAAATATGCTTTCAAAGGTACTTGGGGGTATTCTGATGAGGATTTGGCAGTAAAGGCTAATAATTATTTCAAAAGTAAAGGAGATAAACCTTTCTTTTCTCTAATGTTTTCAACTTCAAACCATGAACCGTTTGAATATCCTGCTGGAAGAATCAAACCTTATGATAAAAAAGCGGCAACGGTTAACAATGCTATGAAATATGCTGATTTTTCAATTGGTAAATTCTTTGAAATGGCTAAAAAGGAGGCATATTTTAAAAACACTATTTTTATTGTTATTGCGGATCATAATACACGAACATACGGCAAGAATTTAGTTCCAATAAATAAATTCCATATTCCGGCATTGATATTGGGACCTGGTGTGCCAAAGGGTAAAGTGTACAGTCAATTGGCAAGTCAGATCGATATTCCACCTACTTTGTTAAGTTATGTTGGAGGTCAGTTTGAAACGCCTATGGTTGGTAGAAATCTAAACGGTAATCAGCCTGTAAAAAAAGGAAGAAGCCTAATGCAGTTTAATGATATCAACGCTTTCCGAGTTGAAAATAATGTGGTAATCATGCAACCCAATTTGAAGCCGCTACAATTTAAAATCAAAAATGATACTACTTTCATTCCGGTTAAATTGAATGAAGAATTTGCAAAAGATGCTTTGGCGCATGTGATAGTGGCGGGAGATTTGTATAAAGAGAAAGAATATAAGTCGAGGGATGTGAAAAAATAA